The following proteins come from a genomic window of Kocuria palustris:
- a CDS encoding glycosyltransferase family 2 protein: protein MAELLQTVGLPTVTTHGRALMVADEVTPEIERIADQQSIEVDVLSTEQLRSARAAGQLQHTVVLPVRKDYRYHFDYARAQVSAFAYADVDFVAKNGWEAAGEVISKDDHEQIAQADDPYRTALWLSSEVTDRWLETGRIEGSAYGADPFGVDVQPETARSAATAPWERAAPELTVIVPVFNNGRHLEEKCFRSLQRSSIFDRMEILLVDDGSTDGITLQVVQDLDRRFPQIRTHFNPEGGSGSASRPRNQGLELASAPYITYLDPDNEAVNDGYAQLLQMVKASELDFAIGDVTKCTTDSRRVRNARLLDKVLVEDGRGGKIVPEGAIADIRFQPVSIQALVADAAWLRSTGIRQPVGALRQDSLAFQQMPHAARRIDTLHKPIHVYYGSVTNSMVNTITPAFYRKYVPLEAVRVRWLREHNLMETYQERRARPVFEGWLLEKFNEFIAPEHRAEALTLLRELGSVYGIELEPVDPEAPEGKLRMVEPDAVVEVSTPGHPADTAASDRAARVEASLQLDVERL, encoded by the coding sequence ATGGCCGAGCTGCTGCAGACCGTCGGACTGCCGACGGTCACGACGCACGGTCGTGCGCTGATGGTGGCCGACGAGGTGACTCCCGAGATCGAGCGCATCGCTGACCAGCAGTCCATCGAGGTGGACGTGCTGTCCACGGAGCAGCTGCGATCGGCTCGTGCGGCCGGTCAGCTCCAGCACACCGTGGTGCTGCCGGTCCGGAAGGACTACCGGTACCACTTCGACTATGCGCGCGCTCAGGTCAGTGCCTTCGCCTACGCGGACGTGGACTTCGTGGCCAAGAACGGCTGGGAAGCGGCAGGAGAGGTTATCTCCAAGGATGACCATGAGCAGATCGCGCAGGCTGACGACCCCTATCGGACCGCTCTGTGGCTTTCGTCCGAGGTCACGGATCGCTGGTTGGAGACCGGACGGATCGAGGGCTCCGCGTACGGAGCGGATCCCTTCGGGGTCGACGTCCAGCCGGAGACCGCTCGCTCTGCCGCGACGGCCCCCTGGGAGCGCGCGGCACCCGAGCTCACGGTCATCGTCCCGGTCTTCAACAACGGTCGCCACCTCGAGGAGAAGTGCTTCCGATCGCTGCAGCGCTCCTCGATCTTCGATCGGATGGAGATCCTTCTGGTCGATGACGGCTCGACCGACGGCATCACCCTGCAGGTGGTCCAGGACCTGGACCGTCGCTTTCCCCAGATCCGCACGCATTTCAACCCGGAAGGCGGATCGGGGAGCGCTTCCCGACCCCGCAATCAGGGCCTGGAGCTGGCGTCAGCTCCCTACATCACGTACCTGGACCCGGACAACGAGGCCGTCAACGACGGATACGCGCAGCTGCTGCAGATGGTGAAGGCCTCTGAGCTGGATTTTGCGATCGGCGACGTGACCAAGTGCACCACCGATTCTCGTCGGGTCCGCAATGCTCGATTGCTCGACAAGGTGCTGGTCGAGGATGGTCGAGGCGGCAAGATCGTGCCCGAAGGCGCCATCGCGGATATCCGGTTCCAGCCGGTGAGCATCCAGGCCCTCGTGGCGGACGCTGCGTGGCTCCGCTCGACCGGGATCCGGCAGCCGGTGGGCGCTCTCCGGCAGGACTCCTTGGCCTTTCAGCAGATGCCGCACGCGGCTCGCAGGATCGACACGCTCCACAAGCCCATCCACGTGTACTACGGCTCTGTGACCAATTCGATGGTGAACACCATCACACCGGCCTTCTACCGGAAGTATGTTCCTCTAGAGGCCGTGCGTGTGCGATGGTTGCGGGAGCACAATCTGATGGAGACCTATCAGGAGCGGCGGGCTCGACCGGTCTTCGAGGGCTGGCTGCTGGAGAAGTTCAATGAGTTCATCGCTCCGGAGCACCGCGCGGAAGCGCTGACTCTGCTCCGCGAGCTCGGCTCCGTCTACGGAATCGAGCTGGAGCCGGTCGATCCCGAGGCGCCGGAGGGCAAGCTGCGCATGGTCGAGCCGGACGCCGTCGTTGAAGTCTCCACCCCGGGACATCCCGCCGACACCGCGGCGTCTGATCGTGCGGCCAGGGTGGAGGCCTCTCTGCAGCTGGATGTCGAGAGACTCTGA